From the Erythrolamprus reginae isolate rEryReg1 chromosome Z, rEryReg1.hap1, whole genome shotgun sequence genome, one window contains:
- the LIMD2 gene encoding LIM domain-containing protein 2 isoform X2, with amino-acid sequence MFQAKGQSSSASSNEAKSNMETSIVQRSKSFSMKAQVKETCSACQKTVYPMERLVADKFVFHNYCFCCKHCHTKLSLGSYAALHGEFYCKPHYQQLFKSKGNYDEGFGRKQHKQLWLQKEVENDWLHLYYIMKGSQDLID; translated from the exons ATGTTCCAAGCTAAGGGGCAATCCAGTTCAGCCTCTTCTAAT GAAGCAAAGAGCAACATGGAGACATCTATTGTACAGAGATCCAAG TCATTCAGCATGAAGGCCCAGGTGAAAGAGACATGCAGTGCCTGCCAGAAAACTGTCTATCCTATGGAACGCCTGGTGGCGGATAAATTTGTCTTCCATAACTACTGCTTTTGCTGTAAGCATTGCCACACCAAGTTAAG CTTGGGTAGTTATGCAGCTCTCCATGGAGAATTCTACTGCAAGCCACATTACCAGCAGCTGTTCAAGAGCAAAGGCAACTATGATGAAGGTTTTGGGCGTAAGCAGCACAAGCAACTCTGGCTGCAGAAAGAGGTGGAAAATG ATTGGCTCCACCTGTATTACATCATGAAAGGATCTCAAGATCTAATTGACTGA
- the LIMD2 gene encoding LIM domain-containing protein 2 isoform X1, which translates to MFQAKGQSSSASSNEAKSNMETSIVQRSKSFSMKAQVKETCSACQKTVYPMERLVADKFVFHNYCFCCKHCHTKLSLGSYAALHGEFYCKPHYQQLFKSKGNYDEGFGRKQHKQLWLQKEVENGLCCGTEERSRCSFKQPSLASFLVLQN; encoded by the exons ATGTTCCAAGCTAAGGGGCAATCCAGTTCAGCCTCTTCTAAT GAAGCAAAGAGCAACATGGAGACATCTATTGTACAGAGATCCAAG TCATTCAGCATGAAGGCCCAGGTGAAAGAGACATGCAGTGCCTGCCAGAAAACTGTCTATCCTATGGAACGCCTGGTGGCGGATAAATTTGTCTTCCATAACTACTGCTTTTGCTGTAAGCATTGCCACACCAAGTTAAG CTTGGGTAGTTATGCAGCTCTCCATGGAGAATTCTACTGCAAGCCACATTACCAGCAGCTGTTCAAGAGCAAAGGCAACTATGATGAAGGTTTTGGGCGTAAGCAGCACAAGCAACTCTGGCTGCAGAAAGAGGTGGAAAATG GTCTATGTTGCGGAACTGAGGAAAGGAGCAGATGTTCTTTCAAACAACCAAGTTTGGCATCCTTTTTAGTGCTGCAAAATTGA
- the LIMD2 gene encoding LIM domain-containing protein 2 isoform X3, which produces MFQAKGQSSSASSNEAKSNMETSIVQRSKSFSMKAQVKETCSACQKTVYPMERLVADKFVFHNYCFCCKHCHTKLSLGSYAALHGEFYCKPHYQQLFKSKGNYDEGFGRKQHKQLWLQKEVENGGREEEVTADQI; this is translated from the exons ATGTTCCAAGCTAAGGGGCAATCCAGTTCAGCCTCTTCTAAT GAAGCAAAGAGCAACATGGAGACATCTATTGTACAGAGATCCAAG TCATTCAGCATGAAGGCCCAGGTGAAAGAGACATGCAGTGCCTGCCAGAAAACTGTCTATCCTATGGAACGCCTGGTGGCGGATAAATTTGTCTTCCATAACTACTGCTTTTGCTGTAAGCATTGCCACACCAAGTTAAG CTTGGGTAGTTATGCAGCTCTCCATGGAGAATTCTACTGCAAGCCACATTACCAGCAGCTGTTCAAGAGCAAAGGCAACTATGATGAAGGTTTTGGGCGTAAGCAGCACAAGCAACTCTGGCTGCAGAAAGAGGTGGAAAATG GAGGCAGAGAAGAAGAAGTGACAGCTGATCAGATTTGA
- the LIMD2 gene encoding LIM domain-containing protein 2 isoform X4: protein MFQAKGQSSSASSNEAKSNMETSIVQRSKSFSMKAQVKETCSACQKTVYPMERLVADKFVFHNYCFCCKHCHTKLSLGSYAALHGEFYCKPHYQQLFKSKGNYDEGFGRKQHKQLWLQKEVENGTDTA from the exons ATGTTCCAAGCTAAGGGGCAATCCAGTTCAGCCTCTTCTAAT GAAGCAAAGAGCAACATGGAGACATCTATTGTACAGAGATCCAAG TCATTCAGCATGAAGGCCCAGGTGAAAGAGACATGCAGTGCCTGCCAGAAAACTGTCTATCCTATGGAACGCCTGGTGGCGGATAAATTTGTCTTCCATAACTACTGCTTTTGCTGTAAGCATTGCCACACCAAGTTAAG CTTGGGTAGTTATGCAGCTCTCCATGGAGAATTCTACTGCAAGCCACATTACCAGCAGCTGTTCAAGAGCAAAGGCAACTATGATGAAGGTTTTGGGCGTAAGCAGCACAAGCAACTCTGGCTGCAGAAAGAGGTGGAAAATGGTACAGATACAGCATGA